Proteins found in one Planococcus citri chromosome 2, ihPlaCitr1.1, whole genome shotgun sequence genomic segment:
- the LOC135837130 gene encoding vesicular glutamate transporter 2-like, producing the protein MTESTHEMRSYDQPGQLLDKHDTRKNYYLATRPHPICCSKRFLVLILMFLGFFFGILVKVCINIAIIEMTANKTSVNQTSSYSYNWDTKTTGVVLSTHAYGFLFSPIGGYLATKFGGSVTYGTTTMLMSILTSLNPASLECNFHLFLACRIATGLFDGFAYASSAEIFSRWVPTKERSTFMAIVFSGIYIGIAIAYPMFGYIARFWGWKMIFYITGVSTFIWSVVWLIVVRNEPSKDRLISQRELLYIQSHSETTPRDKVIHPYKKILKSPPVWALGVGKFTFGWGFNLIIICLPLYVRDATGKNVDQVGLISAIPNFICIFMTPIVGVIMDFLQNHTKLRASQIHRIMMTFGFSTSCILLAVAALCNNFIVSMTCFVLIKLFLSFNFLILQLVCLYLAPKHSSILLGISAFWYVCSNIILPSVVGFVVQNQSPQEWSMCFLLSSGVLLFGTLVYWKFGSSDLQPWAVSPTRSANEIHMSR; encoded by the exons ATGACAGAATCCACACACGAAATGAGATCATATGATCAACCGGGGCAACTTCTGGATAAACACGATACCAG aaaaaattattatctcgCAACACGACCCCATCCTATTTGCTGCTCCAAACGATTTCTGGTTCTTATCTTAATGTTTCTGGGAttcttttttggcattttggtGAAAGTCTGCATTAACATCGCTATTATCGAAATGACAGCAAATAAAACAAGTGTCAATCAA acatcAAGTTACTCGTACAATTGGGACACAAAAACTACTGGAGTGGTTCTAAGCACTCACGCTTACGGTTTTCTATTCAGCCCCATAGGTGGATACCTAGCGACGAAATTTGGCGGTTCTGTTACCTATGGTACCACAACGATGCTGATGTCCATATTAACAAGTTTGAATCCTGCCAGCTTGGAATGTAATTTTCACCTATTCTTGGCATGTAGAATTGCCACAGGGCTATTTGAC GGTTTCGCTTATGCCAGTAGTGCTGAGATATTCTCACGTTGGGTGCCGACCAAAGAGAGGTCAACATTTATGGCGATCGTGTTCAGTGGAATTTACATTGGAATCGCAATCGCATACCCCATGTTTGGGTACATAGCGCGTTTCTGGGGATGGAAAATGATTTTCTACATAACTg GAGTCAGTACTTTCATTTGGTCAGTTGTTTGGTTGATCGTTGTGAGAAATGAGCCATCCAAAGATCGATTGATTTCTCAAAGGGAACTTCTTTACATCCAGAGTCATAGTGAGACAACTCCAAGAGATAAG GTTATTCAtccatacaaaaaaatactaaaatctCCACCTGTATGGGCTCTAGGAGTGGGAAAATTTACATTCGGCTGGGGATTTAATCTAATTATAATTTGTCTTCCTCTTTACGTTAGAG ATGCtactggaaaaaatgttgaccaagtAGGACTCATTTCTGCGATTCCTAACTTCATATGTATTTTCATGACGCCAATAGTAGGCGTTATCATGGACTTTTTGCAAAATCACACCAAGCTAAGGGCTTCTCAA ATTCACAGAATCATGATGACCTTTGGGTTTTCAACTTCCTGCATTCTGCTTGCTGTAGCTGCCCTTTGCAATAACTTCATCGTATCGATGACATGCTTCGTACTCATCAAATTATTTCTATCGttcaatttcttaattttgcA ATTAGTTTGTCTATATCTGGCACCTAAGCATTCGAGTATTCTGCTGGGTATCTCAGCTTTCTGGTACGTTTGTAGCAATATCATTCTACCATCTGTTGTCGGATTTGTGGTCCAGAATCAA AGTCCGCAAGAATGGAGCATGTGTTTTCTACTGTCATCAGGTGTTCTGTTATTTGGAACATTAGTATACTGGAAATTTGGCTCCAGCGATCTTCAGCCTTGGGCTGTATCACCAACTCGTAGTGCAAACGAAATACATATGAGTAGGTAA
- the LOC135837132 gene encoding sialin-like, producing MELEMKSIDTEKQIATAEKLLPRKDTRIPNFWCSKRFLVVTLLFFGNFNMVMQKVNINIAIVEMIAKKNTTTEDNTTISQAEFDWDSKTVGMIQSIFAYGYLFCIGGAYIVSKVGGAVACGGSLLIMSITTMLTPACLNISLYWFAGARVLLGVLDGFAYTSSAELLSRWAPVQERSTMMSMCFCGIYIGIAVTYPVCGFLADRWGWQMIFYVTGAICFIWSVIWLLLVKNQPSKDKWMSSEERLYIIENTETTPRKEVVHPYKAILRSPQVWALCAAKFTYSWGLTLLVTCFPLYVKDITQLSTEEVGFISSIPNFACIFMIPLAGTIMDCWQNRSNLKPTQIHKIMMSVGFISGSVLFVFASFSENFIVSMGCFILIKLMLSFNFLILQLVCIYMGPKHASFVAGISAFWYTVSTMILPTVVGFLVQHNSLEEWNRCFLLSGGVLLCGAVIFLMYGSSEPQPWSTSSPSYINKKANIENIIPCET from the exons ATGGAGCTCGAGATGAAATCCATTGACACAGAGAAGCAGATCGCCACTGCTGAAAAATTACTTCCGAGGAAAGACACCAG GATACCAAATTTCTGGTGCTCGAAACGATTCCTGGTGGTGACCTTgttgttttttggtaatttcaacaTGGTAATGCAGAAAGTAAACATTAACATTGCTATCGTCGAGatgattgccaaaaaaaataccaccacAGAAGACAACACAACCATCAGCCAA GCAGAATTCGATTGGGATTCAAAAACCGTTGGAATGATCCAAAGTATATTCGCTTACGGGTACTTGTTCTGTATCGGAGGGGCATACATAGTTAGCAAAGTTGGAGGAGCGGTCGCTTGCGGAGGATCGTTGCTGATTATGTCTATAACAACCATGCTGACTCCAGCCTGCCTAAACATCAGTTTGTATTGGTTCGCAGGCGCCAGGGTGCTTCTAGGAGTTCTCGAT GGCTTTGCGTACACAAGCAGTGCTGAGCTGTTATCGCGTTGGGCGCCAGTTCAAGAGAGGTCAACCATGATGTCGATGTGTTTTTGCGGAATATACATCGGGATCGCGGTTACTTATCCAGTTTGTGGGTTTTTAGCAGATAGATGGGGCTGGCAGATGATATTTTATGTCACAG GAGCCATTTGCTTCATTTGGTCAGTTATTTGGTTGCTCTTGGTGAAAAACCAGCCATCCAAAGACAAATGGATGTCTTCAGAGGAGCGTTTATATATCATAGAAAATACAGAGACGACACCTAGAAAAGAAGTTGTGCACCCATACAAGGCAATTCTTCGATCGCCTCAAGTATGGGCATTATGTGCTGCGAAATTCACCTATAGCTGGGGATTAACTCTGTTGGTGACCTGTTTCCCATTATACGTCAAAG ATATCACCCAATTGAGCACCGAAGAAGTAGGATTCATATCATCGATTCCAAATTTCGCTTGCATTTTCATGATTCCTCTAGCTGGAACAATCATGGACTGTTGGCAGAACCGAAGCAACCTCAAACCTACCCAG ATACATAAGATCATGATGAGCGTGGGATTCATTTCAGGATCAGTTCTTTTCGTGTTTGCTTCCttcagtgaaaattttattgtatcTATGGGTTGTTTCATACTCATAAAATTGATGCtatctttcaactttttaattttaca ATTAGTGTGTATTTACATGGGACCTAAACACGCTAGCTTTGTGGCAGGAATATCCGCATTTTGGTACACAGTAAGCACCATGATCCTGCCAACTGTGGTTGGATTTCTAGTCCAACACAAT AGCCTTGAAGAGTGGAACAGATGTTTTCTTCTATCCGGAGGAGTCCTATTATGTGGTGCAGTTATATTTCTAATGTACGGTTCCAGTGAACCTCAACCATGGTCCACATCATCCCCTTCTTATATCAATAAGAAAGCAAACATCGAAAATATAATACCTTGTGAAACCTGA